In a single window of the Blastopirellula retiformator genome:
- a CDS encoding alpha/beta hydrolase-fold protein — MTTDIGNWSETTIAGHPCFLFEPQQRNPHGYVAIYLHGVHLGRLQDKVEFVSQLEKYGLPVIAPVTLRSWWTDRICPEFDSAISAQQHLLDNVLPFVAAKYDAAPPQIGLFGTSMGGQGALRLAYKFPDKFPVVAAISPAIDYQERMRRDDEDPLWQQYETAEAARQDTATLHIHPLNWPRHQFFCCCPEDADWWESSERLRMKLYSLGVPHTCELEVCGGGHGFPYYGKMAARVIEFLHESLETERRRVV, encoded by the coding sequence ATGACGACCGACATCGGAAATTGGAGCGAAACGACGATCGCCGGGCATCCCTGCTTTCTGTTTGAGCCCCAGCAGCGAAATCCGCACGGCTACGTCGCGATTTACCTGCATGGCGTCCATCTGGGCCGGCTGCAAGACAAAGTGGAGTTCGTCTCACAACTGGAGAAATATGGCCTGCCGGTCATCGCGCCGGTGACGCTCCGCAGCTGGTGGACCGATCGCATTTGCCCCGAATTTGACTCGGCAATCTCGGCTCAGCAACATTTGCTCGACAATGTTCTGCCGTTTGTCGCTGCAAAATATGACGCCGCACCGCCGCAGATCGGCCTGTTCGGCACCAGCATGGGAGGGCAGGGGGCGCTCCGTCTGGCTTACAAATTTCCAGACAAGTTTCCGGTCGTCGCCGCGATCAGCCCGGCGATCGACTATCAAGAGCGGATGCGTCGCGACGACGAAGATCCCCTCTGGCAGCAGTACGAGACGGCCGAAGCGGCCCGGCAAGACACCGCGACGCTCCACATCCATCCGCTCAACTGGCCGCGGCATCAGTTCTTTTGCTGCTGTCCCGAGGACGCCGACTGGTGGGAAAGTTCCGAGCGATTGCGGATGAAGCTCTACTCGCTGGGGGTGCCGCACACGTGCGAACTCGAAGTCTGCGGCGGCGGGCACGGGTTTCCCTACTACGGCAAAATGGCGGCCCGGGTGATCGAATTTCTCCACGAGAGTCTCGAGACAGAACGCCGCCGCGTTGTCTGA
- the hpt gene encoding hypoxanthine phosphoribosyltransferase — MRTLISQSQLEAGVRDLAAQLNQQYDGRPLTVLGVLTGSVVLLADLIRQLEMPLRVGVLQARSYRGEATSPGELVVNIDLMPAVEGCDVLLLDDIFDTGRTLDELVRRMHTCGAASVRSMVLLTKVGRCEVEYCPDYSAFDIPNEFVVGYGLDYDDHYRNLPFVAALDPDEIAAGAQ; from the coding sequence GTGCGCACTCTGATCTCCCAGTCGCAATTGGAAGCCGGCGTCCGCGATTTGGCGGCCCAGCTCAACCAGCAATACGACGGTCGCCCGCTGACGGTGCTCGGCGTGCTGACCGGCAGCGTGGTGCTGCTGGCCGACCTGATCCGCCAGTTGGAAATGCCGCTGCGGGTTGGCGTGCTGCAGGCCCGCAGCTATCGCGGCGAAGCGACTTCCCCCGGTGAGCTAGTCGTCAACATCGACTTGATGCCGGCGGTCGAAGGTTGCGACGTGCTGCTGTTGGACGACATCTTTGACACCGGCCGAACGCTGGACGAGCTGGTCCGGCGGATGCATACGTGTGGCGCCGCTTCGGTTCGCTCGATGGTGTTGTTGACCAAGGTCGGACGCTGCGAGGTAGAGTATTGCCCCGACTACTCGGCGTTTGATATTCCGAACGAGTTTGTCGTTGGGTACGGGCTCGATTACGACGACCACTATCGCAATCTACCTTTTGTGGCGGCGCTCGATCCGGACGAGATCGCCGCCGGGGCGCAATGA
- a CDS encoding glycosyltransferase family 4 protein, which produces MRVALVTRRFWPMVGGAEMVMAKLAQELRRQSVDVRIVTARWHRNWPERIVHREIPIFRLPNPQLRGWGTLRYMMSLGKYLQQHQAELDAVYVSMLKHSAYMAVERLKKTSTPIILRAEGGGETGDCRWQDEANFGLRIRGVCHQADAVVAPSPAIMEELLAAGYDPDRLHFIPNGVAIPPDRTKQRRFDARMALQSAQPSFSLNNDMPLAVYTGRLHPKKGLITAIEAWRFVLQRFPDAKLMLVGEGPQEAELRERINSLGLQDRIFLPGVFDDVSDLLDAADLFLLPSHEEGMSLSLLEAMAAGLPAIVTDIRGNRQLVESGRNGLLFPVDNVQALQEEIVNVLHQPAAAAQLGAAARAEVTEKYSLAAAATRHRELFAKLREAKRHVS; this is translated from the coding sequence ATGCGCGTCGCGCTGGTGACGCGGCGGTTTTGGCCGATGGTCGGCGGCGCCGAGATGGTGATGGCCAAGCTGGCCCAAGAGCTGCGTCGGCAATCGGTCGACGTGCGGATTGTGACCGCCCGCTGGCATCGAAACTGGCCAGAGCGCATCGTCCATCGCGAGATCCCGATTTTTCGCCTGCCCAACCCGCAACTGCGCGGCTGGGGGACGCTGCGGTACATGATGTCGCTGGGCAAATACCTGCAGCAGCATCAAGCCGAGCTGGACGCGGTCTACGTTTCGATGCTGAAGCATAGCGCCTACATGGCCGTTGAGCGGCTGAAGAAGACGTCGACGCCGATCATTTTGCGCGCCGAAGGAGGCGGGGAGACCGGCGACTGTCGCTGGCAGGACGAAGCGAACTTTGGCCTGCGGATACGCGGCGTCTGTCATCAGGCGGATGCCGTCGTGGCGCCAAGTCCGGCAATCATGGAAGAGCTGCTTGCCGCCGGATATGATCCGGACCGGCTGCACTTCATCCCCAACGGCGTCGCGATTCCGCCAGACCGTACCAAGCAGCGGCGGTTTGATGCCCGGATGGCGCTGCAAAGTGCGCAGCCCTCTTTCTCGCTTAACAACGACATGCCGCTGGCCGTCTACACCGGTCGCTTGCATCCCAAGAAAGGGTTGATCACCGCGATCGAGGCGTGGCGGTTCGTCTTGCAGCGATTTCCGGACGCCAAGCTGATGCTGGTCGGCGAAGGACCACAAGAGGCGGAATTGCGCGAGAGAATCAATTCGCTTGGCCTGCAGGATCGCATCTTCCTGCCAGGCGTCTTTGACGACGTTTCGGACTTGCTCGATGCGGCCGATCTCTTTTTGCTGCCGTCGCACGAAGAGGGAATGTCGCTCTCACTATTAGAAGCGATGGCGGCCGGCTTGCCGGCGATTGTGACCGACATCCGCGGCAATCGGCAGTTGGTCGAGTCGGGCCGCAACGGGCTGCTCTTTCCGGTCGACAACGTGCAGGCATTGCAAGAAGAGATTGTCAACGTCCTGCATCAACCGGCGGCGGCCGCTCAGTTGGGCGCGGCGGCTCGGGCCGAGGTGACCGAAAAATATAGCCTGGCCGCTGCCGCGACCAGGCATCGAGAGTTGTTTGCGAAGCTACGTGAAGCGAAGCGTCACGTGAGCTAG
- a CDS encoding LLM class flavin-dependent oxidoreductase — MKFFAFHLMPWDRLPADFAERYDSAWTTIPNSLYDPLHGGKLYNDYLDQLVLADQLGFDGVCVNEHHQNAYGTMPSPNLMASILARQTKRVKIAVVGNALPFYNPPTRVAEEFAMLDCISGGRLIAGLVVGGGPEYFSFSLNPTHARSMYREAFDLVLRCWTEEGPFEHYGQHWKLRYVNPWPRPVQQPHPPIWIPGAGSRETIQFVAERRYAYMGIPYFHLDFFQRNFDMFRDACEKNGYTADPEQLGWLLPIYVAETDAQAWEEYEEHLWYFVRNLLKGLVIFPPGYTSARSIAGIQRGLQQFMTVCQTRDDIERGGYAIVGSPETVREKLQTYIHQLGVGNLLGLFQLGTLPHELACKNMSLFAEQVMPKLRAIGQI; from the coding sequence ATGAAATTCTTCGCCTTTCACCTGATGCCGTGGGATCGACTCCCCGCCGACTTTGCGGAGCGGTACGACAGCGCTTGGACGACGATTCCAAATTCGTTGTACGATCCGCTGCATGGCGGAAAGTTGTACAACGACTATCTCGATCAATTGGTCCTGGCTGATCAATTGGGCTTTGACGGCGTTTGCGTTAACGAGCATCATCAGAACGCCTATGGGACGATGCCCAGTCCCAATCTGATGGCCTCGATCTTAGCGCGGCAGACCAAGCGAGTGAAGATCGCTGTCGTCGGCAACGCCCTCCCCTTCTACAACCCGCCGACGCGCGTGGCCGAAGAGTTTGCGATGCTCGACTGCATCAGCGGCGGTCGATTGATCGCGGGGCTGGTCGTCGGCGGCGGGCCGGAATACTTCAGCTTTTCGCTCAATCCGACGCATGCCCGCAGCATGTATCGCGAAGCGTTTGATCTGGTTCTCCGCTGTTGGACGGAAGAAGGCCCGTTTGAGCACTACGGCCAGCATTGGAAGCTGCGGTACGTGAATCCCTGGCCGCGTCCGGTTCAGCAGCCTCACCCGCCGATCTGGATCCCTGGCGCCGGCAGTCGCGAAACGATTCAGTTCGTCGCCGAGCGGCGTTACGCTTACATGGGGATTCCCTACTTTCACCTCGACTTCTTCCAGCGGAATTTTGACATGTTCCGCGACGCCTGTGAGAAAAACGGCTACACCGCCGATCCCGAGCAATTGGGGTGGTTGTTGCCGATCTACGTGGCCGAGACCGACGCCCAGGCGTGGGAAGAATACGAAGAGCATCTGTGGTACTTCGTCCGTAACTTGCTGAAAGGCCTGGTGATTTTTCCGCCGGGGTATACCAGCGCACGTTCGATCGCCGGGATTCAGCGCGGGCTGCAGCAGTTTATGACCGTTTGCCAAACCCGCGACGATATCGAGCGAGGCGGCTACGCGATCGTCGGCAGTCCCGAGACGGTTCGAGAAAAGCTGCAGACCTACATCCACCAACTCGGCGTCGGCAATCTGTTGGGGCTGTTTCAACTAGGAACCTTGCCGCACGAGTTGGCTTGCAAGAATATGTCCCTCTTTGCCGAACAAGTGATGCCGAAACTGCGCGCGATCGGCCAAATCTGA
- a CDS encoding alpha/beta fold hydrolase produces MPAKPQHRFLHVGGKKTQLMTLGEGPPLVYLHSAGGETEPIPFMEKLAEQYTVYVPAHPGFALSEGLNDILDIHDMAWHYVDLFAELQLSGVPVIGYSLGAWIAVELAILRPELISRLGMIAAAGLYVEGAPMGELFIDDFNKLRELIFFDPESPPALQTTPRNPDDSQMLMWLRAREATARVGWNPYLHDPKLPRHLHRVTQPTTLVWGRHDKMIPLPHGEYYAQQLPNATLEILEECGHGVPWEKCDETAALLMK; encoded by the coding sequence ATGCCAGCGAAACCGCAGCACCGTTTTCTTCATGTCGGCGGCAAGAAGACGCAGTTGATGACCCTGGGCGAAGGCCCGCCGCTGGTCTATCTGCACTCGGCCGGGGGCGAGACCGAGCCGATTCCGTTTATGGAGAAACTGGCTGAGCAGTACACCGTCTACGTGCCGGCCCATCCCGGTTTTGCGCTCAGCGAAGGGCTGAACGACATTCTCGACATCCATGATATGGCGTGGCACTATGTCGATCTGTTCGCCGAACTGCAGCTTAGCGGCGTACCGGTGATCGGCTACTCGCTTGGCGCCTGGATCGCAGTCGAGCTGGCGATTCTTCGTCCGGAACTGATCAGTCGTTTGGGAATGATCGCTGCGGCCGGATTGTATGTCGAAGGGGCGCCGATGGGCGAACTGTTTATCGACGACTTCAACAAGCTGCGCGAGCTGATCTTTTTTGATCCGGAAAGCCCGCCGGCACTGCAGACGACTCCCCGCAATCCTGACGATTCGCAAATGCTGATGTGGCTACGCGCCCGAGAGGCGACGGCCCGGGTTGGTTGGAACCCGTACCTGCACGATCCGAAGCTGCCCCGTCATCTGCATCGGGTGACGCAGCCGACGACGCTGGTCTGGGGGCGGCATGACAAGATGATTCCGCTGCCGCATGGTGAGTACTACGCCCAGCAGCTTCCCAATGCAACGCTGGAAATTCTCGAAGAGTGCGGTCATGGCGTGCCGTGGGAGAAATGCGACGAAACGGCCGCACTGCTGATGAAGTAA
- a CDS encoding DUF1559 family PulG-like putative transporter yields the protein MNTSINFSHVRRRRGFTLVELLVVIAIIGVLIALLLPAVQQAREAARRMQCTNQMRQVALAMHNFHDTYGELPPGSQGNNLWGRDSYSYYCFILPFIEETAMYDQIDFTNKINGVPGWGGQARIALLDTMICPSDDTNIQEEGILEWQNSLQNYVVCYGDSNYNSGTPWSAVDGYTGTAGMFVPEKRAKLRDATDGLSNTLLVSEIITPTQQDIWSAMGRTQVAMGAGFTTYLTPNADANDRSNRCHTNLGGALGAKCTAHADWDWGANVIAPRSWHTGGVNAALSDGSVRFIADTINVTTFRNLGARSDGQVLGEY from the coding sequence ATGAACACTTCAATCAACTTTTCCCATGTGCGGCGCCGACGCGGTTTTACGCTGGTCGAACTCTTGGTGGTGATCGCCATCATCGGCGTTTTAATTGCGCTGCTGCTTCCCGCGGTTCAGCAGGCGCGGGAAGCGGCTCGCCGCATGCAATGCACTAACCAGATGCGCCAAGTCGCCCTGGCGATGCACAACTTCCACGACACCTACGGCGAACTGCCGCCGGGAAGCCAAGGAAACAATCTCTGGGGCCGCGACTCTTATTCGTACTACTGCTTCATCTTGCCGTTCATCGAAGAAACGGCGATGTACGATCAAATCGACTTCACCAACAAGATCAATGGCGTGCCCGGATGGGGCGGTCAGGCCCGCATTGCTTTGCTCGACACGATGATCTGCCCGTCGGACGACACCAACATTCAGGAAGAAGGCATCCTGGAATGGCAAAACTCGTTGCAAAACTACGTCGTTTGCTACGGCGACTCGAACTATAACTCCGGCACGCCCTGGAGTGCGGTTGACGGCTACACCGGAACCGCCGGCATGTTCGTACCCGAAAAGCGAGCCAAACTGCGTGACGCCACCGACGGTCTGTCGAACACGCTACTGGTGTCGGAAATCATCACGCCGACGCAGCAGGACATCTGGAGCGCGATGGGGCGTACGCAAGTTGCAATGGGCGCCGGTTTCACGACTTACCTGACGCCGAACGCCGATGCGAATGATCGCAGCAATCGCTGCCATACGAACCTCGGCGGCGCGCTCGGCGCCAAGTGCACCGCGCATGCCGACTGGGACTGGGGCGCCAACGTGATCGCTCCCCGCAGCTGGCATACCGGCGGCGTCAACGCGGCCCTCTCGGACGGGTCGGTCCGGTTTATCGCCGACACGATCAACGTCACCACGTTTCGTAATCTTGGCGCCCGCAGCGACGGCCAAGTTCTCGGCGAATACTAA
- a CDS encoding DUF1559 domain-containing protein, with the protein MSIVNFRRRHLSGRAGFTLVELLVVIAIIGVLIALLLPAVQQARESARRTQCVNNLKQIGLALHNYADTFKEFPPLAILGDGNGNPQATRCYTWISLILPQLEQGALHDQFNFAAPAWNQTLPGSLGNLQGAPVASVLLCPSDGTPMDTSQTNGVSITNYIGSEGYHWWTTAGISDATLTSQGLSGFSSSTSANDFSGAFTIGRKTRFASFVDGTSNTIVVSETNGSGYKNGGDRMKGGTGIPRLPTAEAVVRPAYVFTGFAGLSRRAPYADPTGTAATADGWFNKTGSNPYYFTPSYIAYRHINNDWQGPGSFHSGICNSLLGDASVRTITETMDYGTYLCLNAVADRHARGFDQ; encoded by the coding sequence ATGAGCATCGTCAATTTTCGCCGCCGCCATCTTAGCGGCCGCGCCGGTTTCACGTTGGTCGAACTGTTGGTTGTCATCGCTATCATCGGCGTGTTGATTGCGCTGCTGTTGCCGGCGGTTCAGCAAGCTCGCGAGTCAGCGCGGCGAACGCAATGCGTCAATAACCTGAAACAGATTGGCCTGGCCCTCCACAACTACGCCGACACGTTCAAAGAGTTCCCGCCGCTGGCGATCTTGGGTGACGGAAACGGCAACCCTCAGGCGACGCGCTGCTATACCTGGATCTCGCTGATCTTGCCGCAACTGGAGCAAGGAGCGCTGCACGATCAGTTTAACTTTGCCGCGCCCGCTTGGAATCAAACGCTGCCCGGTAGTCTTGGTAACCTGCAAGGGGCTCCGGTCGCCTCGGTGTTGCTCTGTCCTTCGGACGGCACGCCGATGGATACCTCGCAAACCAACGGCGTTTCAATCACCAACTACATCGGCTCGGAAGGGTATCACTGGTGGACGACCGCCGGCATCAGCGACGCGACGCTAACCAGCCAGGGACTGTCTGGCTTTTCGTCGTCGACTTCGGCCAATGATTTCTCCGGCGCCTTTACGATTGGTCGGAAGACGCGGTTCGCCAGCTTTGTGGACGGGACCAGCAATACGATCGTCGTCTCCGAAACCAATGGCAGCGGGTACAAGAACGGCGGTGATCGGATGAAAGGGGGCACTGGCATCCCACGGTTGCCGACTGCCGAAGCGGTGGTTCGCCCCGCCTACGTCTTCACGGGCTTTGCCGGACTTAGCCGCCGCGCACCTTACGCGGACCCAACTGGTACGGCGGCAACGGCTGACGGCTGGTTCAATAAAACGGGCAGCAATCCGTACTACTTCACCCCGTCGTACATCGCCTATCGGCACATCAACAACGACTGGCAAGGGCCGGGCAGCTTCCACTCCGGCATCTGCAATAGCCTGCTGGGGGACGCGTCGGTTCGTACGATCACCGAAACGATGGACTACGGCACCTACCTGTGCTTGAACGCCGTCGCAGATCGTCACGCCCGCGGATTCGACCAATAG
- a CDS encoding DUF1559 domain-containing protein, producing the protein MEKRNLGRGRLTRLSGFTLVELLVVIAIIGVLIALLLPAVQQAREAARRMQCTNNLKQHGLALHTYHDTHGAFPPAVINPGCRYCDVIPASQNWDGNVRNTTFQLMILPFLEQGNLYDQIDFRYPVGLSAHSDMTDPVAADAASNMSAIKGVHLDVFACPSDPGDQAGTSTSTSGHYYTINYYRTSYGAITYTWEDNSDNSKLLWGSADNNSSLRPAFGINGSSKIRDIVDGTSNSLLLCETRMIKSSTNYGPYWGTWTNTFWLAMDLQINSTRIESGVDTKKPYAWTPGSNHPGGCNSLFADASVHFLSETTNANTLYNLAKIADGNVIGEY; encoded by the coding sequence ATGGAGAAGAGGAATCTAGGGCGTGGGCGGCTTACACGCTTGTCTGGCTTCACGCTGGTCGAATTGCTGGTCGTGATCGCAATTATCGGCGTATTGATCGCGCTGCTATTGCCGGCCGTGCAACAGGCCCGCGAGGCGGCTCGGCGAATGCAGTGCACCAACAACCTGAAGCAGCATGGTTTGGCGCTGCACACCTATCATGACACGCACGGGGCGTTTCCGCCGGCGGTTATTAACCCGGGATGCCGCTACTGCGATGTGATTCCGGCGTCGCAAAACTGGGACGGCAATGTCCGGAACACGACGTTTCAGCTGATGATCCTGCCGTTTCTGGAACAGGGCAATCTGTACGATCAGATTGACTTTCGCTATCCGGTTGGGCTTTCGGCTCACTCCGACATGACCGATCCGGTCGCGGCCGACGCGGCGAGCAACATGAGCGCGATCAAGGGTGTGCATCTCGATGTATTCGCTTGTCCCTCCGATCCGGGCGATCAGGCCGGCACCAGCACTTCGACCTCGGGTCACTACTACACGATTAACTACTATCGCACCAGCTACGGGGCGATCACGTACACGTGGGAAGATAACTCCGACAACTCGAAACTGCTGTGGGGTTCCGCGGATAACAACTCAAGCTTGCGACCGGCTTTTGGGATCAACGGTTCGAGCAAGATCCGCGACATCGTCGATGGCACGAGCAACTCGCTGCTGCTGTGCGAAACCCGGATGATTAAATCCTCCACCAACTACGGACCGTATTGGGGAACCTGGACCAATACGTTTTGGTTGGCGATGGACTTGCAGATCAACTCGACGCGGATTGAATCGGGCGTTGATACGAAAAAACCGTATGCCTGGACGCCGGGCAGCAATCACCCAGGCGGTTGCAACTCATTATTCGCCGATGCTTCGGTTCACTTCCTAAGCGAAACGACCAATGCGAACACTCTCTACAACTTGGCGAAAATCGCCGACGGCAACGTCATTGGCGAATATTAA
- a CDS encoding DUF4198 domain-containing protein gives MSENEKEGRLNRRVLLGCMILIGLAGGCGPAANHPELAPVTGVVTVNGKPVENVTVVFTPATEGRVSRGGTDAEGKFTLRYAGDADGAVLGQHAVTFMVIDADAPANVLPRKYADQTASIPAEVTKAGPNEYTFDLKGR, from the coding sequence ATGTCAGAGAACGAGAAAGAAGGCCGCTTGAACCGGCGTGTGTTGCTTGGTTGCATGATCTTGATCGGTTTGGCGGGAGGATGTGGCCCGGCAGCCAATCATCCAGAACTGGCCCCGGTGACCGGGGTGGTGACCGTTAACGGTAAACCGGTCGAGAACGTGACCGTCGTTTTTACGCCGGCGACGGAAGGCCGCGTCTCGCGCGGCGGGACCGATGCGGAAGGAAAGTTTACGCTGCGATATGCCGGCGACGCTGATGGCGCCGTACTCGGCCAGCATGCTGTTACCTTCATGGTGATCGATGCCGACGCGCCAGCGAACGTTCTGCCCCGCAAATACGCAGATCAGACCGCGAGCATCCCGGCCGAGGTCACCAAGGCCGGGCCGAACGAGTATACGTTCGACCTGAAGGGAAGGTAA
- a CDS encoding 30S ribosomal protein S1, producing the protein MVNRNLIRNLDSDDTLTSLIDNWVQDAETNVFGTFEEEEAVELNKIVDGTILRVDEEYVLVDVGGKSEGSIPRDEWDEEDDEPKVGETIKVLVEDIEDEFGRTDDPHGMITLSRKKALKILEWDATMSTIQEGAVVEGTVVRKIKGGLLVDIGVNVFLPASQVDIRRPSDIADYIGKKVECEVLKIDEERRNIVVSRRSLIEKKRQKDRDSLLQELEVGQRRKGVVKNIADFGAFVDLGGIDGLLHITDMSWGRIGHPTEVVKIDDEVEVQILNIDHERQKIALGMKQMQPSPWDGVEEKYPVGAKVRGQVVNVMSYGAFVKLEEGIEGLVHISEMSWTKRISHPSEVVNIGDEIDVVVLGINKEKQEISLGMKQTQSNPWENIKDRYPVESVVKGKVRNLTNYGAFVELEEGIDGLLHVSDMSWTRKIGHPSEMLEKGQEVECKVLNIEEDRRRIALGLKQMDLDPWASSIPDKYQPNQLVKGKVTKITNFGVFVGLEDGLEGLLHISELADEKVENPEDVVKVGDDIEVKILRVDTDERKIGLSRKRVQWAAEDEAAAAAAEATTEKEQQELKGGLGSSGPLFGTSSESEEG; encoded by the coding sequence ATGGTAAATCGTAACCTAATTCGCAATCTGGATAGCGACGATACGCTGACGTCGCTGATCGATAACTGGGTACAAGACGCTGAAACCAACGTCTTCGGGACGTTTGAAGAAGAAGAAGCTGTAGAGCTGAATAAAATCGTCGACGGGACCATTCTGCGGGTCGACGAGGAATACGTGCTGGTCGACGTCGGCGGCAAGAGCGAAGGTAGCATTCCGCGCGACGAGTGGGACGAAGAAGACGACGAGCCGAAGGTTGGCGAAACGATCAAAGTTCTCGTCGAGGATATCGAAGACGAGTTCGGTCGTACCGACGACCCGCACGGCATGATCACCCTCAGCCGTAAGAAGGCGCTGAAGATTCTGGAATGGGACGCGACGATGTCCACCATCCAGGAAGGCGCTGTGGTCGAGGGTACCGTCGTCCGCAAAATCAAGGGCGGTCTGTTGGTCGACATTGGGGTCAATGTCTTCCTGCCGGCCAGCCAGGTCGATATTCGCCGTCCGTCCGACATTGCCGACTATATCGGCAAGAAGGTCGAGTGCGAAGTTCTGAAGATCGACGAAGAACGCCGCAACATTGTCGTCAGCCGTCGCTCGCTGATCGAAAAGAAGCGTCAGAAGGATCGCGATTCGCTGCTGCAAGAGTTGGAAGTTGGCCAACGTCGCAAGGGCGTGGTCAAGAACATTGCCGACTTCGGCGCGTTCGTCGACCTGGGCGGCATCGATGGTCTGTTGCACATCACCGACATGAGCTGGGGCCGCATCGGCCACCCGACCGAAGTGGTGAAGATCGACGACGAAGTCGAAGTTCAGATCCTGAACATCGATCACGAACGTCAGAAGATCGCCCTCGGCATGAAGCAGATGCAGCCGAGCCCGTGGGATGGCGTTGAAGAGAAGTACCCGGTCGGCGCCAAGGTTCGCGGCCAGGTCGTCAACGTGATGAGCTACGGCGCCTTCGTCAAGCTGGAAGAAGGCATCGAAGGTCTGGTTCACATTAGCGAAATGTCGTGGACCAAACGCATCAGCCACCCGAGCGAAGTGGTCAACATTGGCGACGAAATCGACGTCGTCGTGTTGGGCATCAACAAAGAGAAGCAAGAAATCTCGCTTGGCATGAAGCAGACCCAGTCGAATCCTTGGGAAAATATCAAGGATCGCTATCCGGTCGAATCGGTCGTCAAGGGCAAGGTTCGCAACCTTACCAATTACGGCGCCTTTGTCGAACTGGAAGAAGGCATCGACGGCCTGCTGCACGTTTCCGACATGTCGTGGACCCGCAAGATTGGTCACCCGAGCGAAATGCTGGAAAAGGGCCAGGAAGTGGAATGCAAGGTCCTCAACATCGAAGAAGACCGTCGCCGCATCGCGCTCGGACTGAAGCAAATGGATCTCGATCCGTGGGCCAGCAGCATTCCGGACAAGTACCAGCCGAACCAGCTGGTCAAAGGTAAGGTCACCAAGATCACCAACTTCGGCGTCTTCGTCGGATTGGAAGATGGCTTGGAAGGCCTGCTCCACATTTCGGAATTGGCCGACGAAAAGGTCGAGAACCCCGAAGACGTCGTCAAAGTTGGCGACGACATCGAGGTGAAGATCCTTCGCGTCGACACCGACGAGCGGAAGATCGGCCTGTCGCGGAAACGCGTTCAGTGGGCTGCTGAAGACGAAGCCGCCGCCGCCGCCGCCGAAGCGACCACCGAAAAGGAACAGCAAGAGCTGAAGGGTGGTCTCGGTTCGTCGGGCCCGCTGTTTGGCACCAGCAGCGAATCGGAAGAAGGCTAA
- a CDS encoding sigma-70 family RNA polymerase sigma factor, translating to MATNTKKEIKEESVQSPLETYLREINETALLSAKDEKELARMIGEGDVNARDRMVRANLRLVVNIARGYTGKGLGLQDLIEEGNLGLLRAVEGFDPAMGTRFSTYASYWIKQSIKRALINCAKTIRIPAYMVELLSKWRRATNRLTEELGRTPTPEEVARVLGLPKKKLPIIKKAIKIYNSTPQTDQADSGWSLGEMVMDERLKNPEDEMVEHDDLKNVMQMLKTMDGREATVLRMRFGLEGMTPHTLKEIGEKLGLTRERVRQIETEALGKLAEGLQDPRERELEGPFRRRLVRR from the coding sequence ATGGCGACGAATACGAAAAAAGAGATCAAGGAAGAATCGGTCCAGAGCCCGCTGGAGACGTACCTTCGCGAGATCAACGAGACCGCTCTGCTCTCCGCCAAGGATGAGAAAGAGTTGGCCCGCATGATCGGCGAAGGGGACGTCAACGCGCGAGACCGCATGGTTCGGGCAAATCTGCGCCTGGTAGTCAACATTGCCCGGGGATATACCGGCAAGGGACTCGGCCTGCAGGATCTGATCGAAGAAGGCAATCTCGGCCTGTTGCGTGCGGTCGAAGGTTTTGATCCCGCGATGGGAACCCGCTTCAGCACGTACGCCAGCTATTGGATCAAGCAATCGATCAAGCGGGCCCTGATCAACTGCGCCAAGACGATTCGCATTCCGGCCTATATGGTCGAATTGCTGTCGAAGTGGCGCCGTGCGACCAACCGCTTGACCGAAGAACTCGGCCGTACGCCGACCCCCGAAGAGGTCGCACGCGTCTTGGGCCTGCCGAAGAAGAAGCTGCCGATCATCAAGAAGGCGATCAAGATCTACAACTCGACCCCGCAAACCGATCAGGCCGACAGCGGCTGGTCGCTGGGTGAGATGGTGATGGACGAGCGTCTGAAGAACCCCGAAGACGAGATGGTCGAACATGACGATCTGAAGAACGTCATGCAGATGCTCAAAACGATGGACGGTCGCGAGGCGACGGTCCTGCGGATGCGTTTCGGCCTGGAAGGGATGACGCCGCATACGCTGAAAGAGATCGGCGAGAAGCTCGGTCTGACGCGAGAACGGGTTCGCCAGATCGAGACCGAGGCGCTCGGCAAGTTGGCCGAAGGGCTGCAAGATCCTCGCGAACGAGAGCTGGAAGGCCCGTTCCGCCGCCGCCTGGTTCGCCGCTAG